In Anopheles cruzii chromosome X, idAnoCruzAS_RS32_06, whole genome shotgun sequence, one genomic interval encodes:
- the LOC128271500 gene encoding protein Mo25 has product MPLFGKSQKSPQELVKALKEAVSSLERGDKKAEKAQEDVSKNLVLIKNMLYGTSEAEPHAEIGVSQLAHELYSTNLLLLLIQNLNRIDFEGKKDVAQIFNNVLRRQIGTRSPTVEYICTKPEILFTLMAGYEHQEIALNCGTMLRECARYEALAKIMLHSNEFFNFFRYVEVSTFDIASDAFSTFKELLTRHKILCAEFLEQNYDKVFTHYEQLLNSENYVTRRQSLKLLGELLLDRHNFTVMTKYISNPDNLKLMMNMLKEKSRNIQFEAFHVFKVFVANPNKPKPILDILLRNQEKLVDFLTRFHTDRSEDEQFNDEKAYLIKQIKELRPASD; this is encoded by the exons ATGCCACTGTTCGGGAAATCGCAGAAAAGCCCCCAGGAATTAGTGAAGGCGCTCAAAGAAGCGGTGTCTTCACTCGAGCGCGGCGATAAAAAGGCAGAGAAGGCGCAGGAAGATGTCAGCAAGAATCTG GTACTTATAAAAAATATGCTCTACGGCACATCCGAAGCTGAACCACACGCGGAAATTGGAGTCTCACAACTGGCACACGAATTGTATAGTACCAATCTGCTGCTCCTTTTAATCCAG AATCTTAACCGTATTGATTTCGAGGGCAAGAAAGATGTGGCGCAGATATTCAACAACGTCCTGAGACGACAGATTGGCACCCGTTCGCCGACTGTTGAGTATATCTGCACAAAACCTGAAATTCTTTTCACCCTAATGGCTGG CTACGAGCACCAGGAGATTGCACTCAACTGCGGCACGATGTTGCGTGAGTGCGCTCGCTACGAAGCACTTGCCAAGATTATGTTACACTCGAACGAATTCTTCAACTTTTTCCGTTACGTCGAGGTTTCGACGTTTGATATCGCGTCCGACGCATTTTCTACCTTTAAAGAGTTGCTCACTCGCCACAAAATCCTATGCGCTGAGTTTCTTGAGCAAAACTATGACAAGGTGTTCACACATTACGAGCAGTTGCTTAACTCAGAGAACTACGTCACACGGCGCCAGAGCCTTAAGCTACTCGGTGAATTGCTACTCGACCGGCATAACTTTACG GTTATGACAAAGTATATTTCCAACCCCGACAACCTGAAACTAATGATGAACATGCTAAAGGAAAAATCTCGTAACATACAGTTCGAAGCGTTTCACGTCTTCAAG GTTTTTGTGGCTAACCCGAACAAGCCGAAGCCGATTCTCGACATATTGTTGCGTAACCAAGAGAAGCTGGTTGATTTTCTAACGCGTTTCCACACCGATCGCTCCGAAGATGAACAATTTAACGATGAGAAAGCTTACCTGATCAAACAGATCAAGGAGCTAAGACCAGCATCCGACTAA
- the LOC128273730 gene encoding ubiquitin carboxyl-terminal hydrolase 45: MGKRQRSDYKDDGTSSTESNDDTTSPAKMNGGEICTHIQKAIDLITIRKKIKTEGYDSVCKKCDEEGRLHSELLVEHGAVLDNTLWLCLKCGCQLCGRKNNQHALQHYRALSSDMHALAMNTTTFDVWCYFCNLPVDPYAKPRLLDIVEFVKRESFKVRSINSYNETNEQDKQLQITTESVRKMMINTFRFVTPVAETYNLSEAPKNPDEAATVIGSRSTAENRTAAVEQGSSFATAAQGSTVEATFPDKGVISVDKRSFVDSRYKKIIIDSLPCVRGLSNLGNTCFFNAVLQCLARTPYLLSILQQSAVEGERVHIPGGMLQLGDGTETLLPPIDGELDTWRSLTDAFASLLGELTASSNSVLSPNRLLLELTSKWPQFDGGDQHDSHELLRHLLESVRTDDLRRYQALILYSLGLEKRKNQQNIDETRKAMVKFYGEQISQWVFRPEQVFRGSLVSTLTCQDCYHTSSRHEYFLDISLPVCVEKPQPPVRRKSSPEPAADDQVNSSVSQHPSTKNLNKREREREKKAKRMAKHQKNRINLSSVNTAAMPQSVSTDASKRCEDNGTDSIGLLSSSSMQQQQQHLVFDAGDGAEREENALSSDDSNEPSDADVEDNDVTDDPLSRTVCQPPVSATIDQNGNHASCAVFTGPEKLDDTPENWNKESERNIVCSVGISAERAAHMAKMLNSRQAGSVELDENRAKLKRTLPGTARRQRTHSHADWSNTIAPRYQCEDGEYSVQSCFNNFTAVELMTGNNKVCCEACTERINGKGGKSVNTNATKQFLISVPPAVLILHLKRFQVGPRGMFRKLTKPVSFPFVLDIAPFCGSKVKRAAHIRPGQKNILYALYGIVEHSGSMHGGHYVAYVKVRPSFGADDVRWKFIPQGTKDELDRLSEQEMAKVQAMRMGSSNSSFLPDSDDSVSLNSSNRSNDGHDDSSEHEEAPEPEPLEEERMLLTAEPEEEEEGAVGYTPKPTAEPSLDANAPPGKWYCVSDSYVREVTEESVLKVQAYLLFYERIF, from the exons atggGAAAGCGACAACGCAGTGACTATAAAGATGATGGGACTTCATCTACCGAGTCTAACGATGATACCACAAGTCCTGCAAAAATGAACGGTGGTGAAATATGTACACATATACAGAAGGCAATTGATTTGATAACGATACGGAAAAAGATCAAAACCGAGGGTTACGATAGCGTTTGCAAAAAGTGTGATGAAGAAGGTCGTTTACACAGTGAACTTTTGGTCGAACATGGTGCCGTTCTTGATAATACTTTATGGCTCTGCCTGAAGTGCGGCTGTCAGCTATGTGGACgaaaaaataatcaacatGCTCTACAGCATTATAGA GCACTTAGCAGTGATATGCACGCTCTGGCGATGAATACAACAACATTCGATGTTTGGTGCTATTTTTGCAACTTACCAGTTGATCCCTACGCGAAACCGAGACTACTTGATATTGTCGAGTTTGTGAAACGGGAGTCATTTAAAGTTCGATCGATTAATTCATACAATGAAACGAATGAGCAGGATAAACAGTTACAGATTACCACGGAATCAGTGCGTAAAATGATGATAAACACTTTCAGGTTTGTCACACCTGTAGCAGAGACCTACAATCTCTCCGAGGCACCGAAAAATCCTGATGAAGCTGCTACAGTGATCGGGAGTCGTTCCACCGCTGAAAATCGAACGGCAGCCGTTGAACAAGGGTCATCGTTTGCGACGGCTGCACAAGGGTCAACCGTGGAAGCCACATTTCCAGATAAAGGTGTGATCAGTGTCGACAAAAGATCATTCGTTGATTCGCGATATAAGAAAATCATTATTGACAGTTTGCCGTGCGTACGCGGTCTCTCCAATTTGGGGAATACTTGCTTCTTCAATGCAGTGCTACAGTGCTTGGCCCGAACTCCTTATTTGCTATCTATTCTGCAGCAGTCAGCAGTTGAAGGAGAACGGGTGCACATTCCTGGCGGAATGTTGCAACTGGGCGATGGCACCGAAACGCTACTGCCACCAATAGACGGTGAACTAGATACGTGGCGAAGTCTTACAGATGCTTTCGCAAGCCTACTTGGTGAGCTTACAGCAAGCTCTAACAGTGTACTGTCACCGAaccggttgctgctggagctAACCAGTAAGTGGCCACAGTTTGATGGTGGTGACCAACACGATTCGCACGAGCTTTTGCGTCACTTGCTGGAGAGTGTGCGAACCGACGATTTACGCCGCTATCAGGCCCTGATACTTTATTCGCTTGGGTTAGAAAAACGTAAAAACCAGCAGAATATCGACGAAACACGCAAAGCAATGGTAAAGTTTTATGGTGAGCAAATTTCGCAGTGGGTCTTCCGACCTGAGCAAGTATTTCGTGGATCGCTCGTGTCAACGCTCACCTGTCAGGACTGTTATCACACTTCGTCGCGGCATGAGTATTTTCTCGATATTTCTTTACCGGTTTGTGTCGAGAAACCGCAACCGCCAGTTCGCCGTAAAAGCAGTCCGGAACCAGCTGCCGACGATCAGGTGAACAGCAGCGTGAGCCAGCATCCTTCTACGAAAAATCTCAACAAACgcgaacgagaaagagaaaagaaagcgaaGCGCATGGCAAAGCACCAAAAGAATCGCATCAATCTGTCGTCTGTTAACACAGCGGCTATGCCGCAGTCGGTGTCCACCGATGCAAGCAAGCGATGTGAAGACAATGGGACGGACTCAATTGGACTGTTAAGCAGTAGTTCtatgcagcagcaacagcagcatttGGTGTTCGACGCCGGGGATGGAGCAGAAAGAGAGGAAAATGCATTGTCGTCGGATGATTCGAACGAGCCGTCTGACGCCGATGTTGAGGATAATGACGTGACCGATGACCCATTGTCGCGGACGGTATGTCAACCGCCAGTTTCGGCCACGATCGACCAGAACGGCAATCACGCTTCCTGTGCCGTATTTACGGGACCGGAGAAACTGGACGACACTCcggaaaattggaacaaagAATCCGAGCGGAACATTGTGTGCTCGGTGGGAATCAGTGCCGAGCGAGCAGCACACATGGCGAAGATGTTAAACAGTCGACAGGCGGGAAGTGTTGAATTAGACGAGAACCGAGCCAAACTAAAACGTACACTACCAGGTACAGCGCGTCGGCAACGCACGCACAGCCATGCCGATTGGAGTAATACGATCGCACCGCGTTACCAGTGCGAGGACGGCGAGTATTCGGTACAGTCATGTTTCAACAATTTCACCGCCGTTGAACTGATGACGGGTAACAACAAGGTGTGCTGCGAGGCGTGCACCGAACGCATCAATGGTAAAGGGGGCAAGTCGGTGAACACAAACGCTACGAAACAGTTTCTGATATCCGTGCCGCCGGCCGTACTGATCTTGCACCTGAAGCGTTTTCAGGTAGGACCGCGCGGAATGTTCCGAAAGCTCACGAAACCGGTTTCTTTTCCCTTCGTGTTGGATATTGCTCCATTTTGTGGATCTAAAGTAAAGCGAGCCGCTCATATACGGCCAGGTCAGAAGAATATCCTGTACGCACTGTATGGCATCGTGGAACACTCGGGATCGATGCACGGAGGTCATTATGTTGCGTACGTGAAGGTGCGTCCATCGTTCGGAGCGGATGACGTACGGTGGAAGTTCATACCGCAAGGCACGAAAGACGAGCTGGATCGACTTTCCGAGCAGGAGATGGCAAAGGTTCAAGCAATGCGCATGggtagcagcaacagtagcttCTTGCCAGACAGTGACGATTCAGTCAGCCTTAACTCTTCCAATCGGTCAAACGACGGTCATGATGATTCTTCTGAGCACGAGGAGGCACCTGAACCTGAACCATTGGAGGAGGAGCGCATGCTATTAACTGCGGAGCCagaggaggaagaagaaggtgCAGTTGGATATACACCAAAACCAACCGCGGAACCTTCACTAGATGCCAATGCTCCTCCGGGTAAGTGGTATTGCGTTTCCGATAGCTACGTACGCGAAGTGACCGAGGAGTCAGTACTGAAAGTGCAGGCCTATCTTCTgttttatgaacgaatattttaa
- the LOC128272902 gene encoding dopamine receptor 2-like, whose translation MSNATELWQRNWELAQRIGNGDDDGDNVTYVESTVAVDADGGNCCATTAEPNFGHYLEALPNDRAGLLAFLFLFSFATVFGNSLVILAVVRERYLHTATNYFVTSLAVADCLVGLVVMPFSALYEVLRNTWFFGTDWCDVWRSLDVLFSTASILNLCVISLDRYWAITDPFSYPMRMTRRRAAALIAAVWICSSAISFPAIVWWRAARDGDMPPFKCTFTEHLGYLVFSSTISFYLPLLVMVFTYCRIYRAAAIQTRSLKLGTKQVLMASGELQLTLRIHRGGTTRERPTHRSSQPAAPSEHQHHQQQHQQAAAEPATANSTPEDPDDSEPLSALHNNGLSSHRAAAAAAAAAAAAAAGHRTHLGKNFSLSRKLAKFAKEKKAAKTLGIVMGVFIVCWLPFFVVNLLSGLCMHCIAHEEIVSAVVTWLGWINSSMNPVIYACWSRDFRRYCHMATLMASSSSISGMFDNGYQRRSSSRGQGPAGRGHSRGEHHHHHSHHHRYTGHHHHRHYCQTHYYHHRSRTVGQSGGQRSGSRVQHVAVDGRPTAAEAAPGPGPTAANPAVIIANPPRPPAAVATFTTLGTAAGNSGGGGGGRRCTFAPVGPDTTMPHRATSRRHQQLRRQQTSFELLEQRRYRLERTLGSPPPANPTVTRHRSFAD comes from the exons ATGAGTAATGCAACCGAGCTGTGGCAGCGCAACTGGGAGCTAGCGCAACGAAtcggcaacggcgacgatgatggcgacaACGTGACGTACGTGGagtcgacggtggcggtggacgcGGACGGCGGCAACTGCtgcgcgacgacggcggagcCCAACTTCGGGCACTACCTGGAGGCGCTGCCGAACGACCGGGCCGGCCTGCTGgcgttcctgttcctgttctcGTTCGCCACCGTGTTCGGCAACTCGCTCGTGATCCTGGCGGTGGTCCGCGAGCGCTACCTGCACACCGCCACCAACTACTTCGTCACCAgcctggcggtggccgacTGTCTGGTcgggctggtggtgatgcCGTTCTCCGCGCTGTACGAGGTGCTGCGCAAcacctggttcttcggcaccGACTGGTGCGACGTCTGGCGCTCGCTGGACGTCCTGTTCAGCACGGCCTCGATCCTGAACCTGTGCGTCATCTCGCTCGACCGGTACTGGGCGATCACGGACCCGTTCTCGTACCCGATGCGCATGACGCGCCGCCGGGCCGCGGCCCTCATCGCCGCGGTCTGGATCTGCTCGAGCGCCATCAGCTTCCCGGCGATCGTCTGGTGGCGGGCGGCGCGCGACGGCGACATGCCGCCGTTCAAGTGCACCTTCACCGAGCACCTCGGCTACCTGGTGTTCTCCTCGACCATCTCCTTCtacctgccgctgctggtgatggtgttcACGTACTGCCGGATCTaccgggccgccgccatccaGACGCGGTCGCTCAAGCTCGGCACCAAGCAGGTCCTGATGGCGTCCGGCGAGCTGCAGCTCACCCTGCGCATCCATCGCGGCGGCACCACCCGCGAGCGGCCCACCCACCGCTCCTCGCAGCCCGCAGCTCCAAGCgagcatcagcaccaccagcagcagcaccagcaggctgctgctgagccggccacggccaactCGACGCCCGAGGACCCAGACGACTCGGAGCCGCTCTCGGCGCTGCACAACAACGGGCTCAGCAGCCACcgtgcggcggccgccgcggccgccgcagctgccgccgccgccgccggccaccggacgcACCTCGGCAAGAACTTCTCGCTGTCGCGCAAACTGGCCAAGTTCGCGAAGGAGAAAAAGGCCGCCAAGACGCTCGGCATCGTGATGGGCGTGTTCATCGTCTGCTGGCTGCCGTTCTTCGTCGTCAACCTGCTGTCCGGCCTCTGCATGCACTGCATCGCCCACGAGGAGATCGTGTCCGCCGTCGTCACCTGGCTCGGCTGGATCAACTCCAGCATGAACCCGGTCATCTACGCCTGCTGGAGCCGCGACTTCCGCCGGTAC TGCCACATGGCGACGCTCATGGCGTCCTCCTCGTCA ATCAGTGGCATGTTCGACAACGGCTACcagcggcgcagcagcagccgggggCAGGGCCCGGCAGGACGGGGGCACAGTCGGGGCgagcatcaccatcaccacagccaccaccaccgctacACCgggcatcaccaccaccggcactaCTGCCAAACccactactaccaccaccggtccCGTACGGTCGGGCAGTCAGGCGGCCAGCGGAGCGGCTCCCGGGTCCAGCATGTCGCCGTCGATGGacgcccgacggcggcggaggcggcgccgggtccggggccgacCGCGGCCAACCCCGCGGTCATCATCGCGAACCCtccccggccgccggcggcggtggccaccttcACGACCCTCGGGACAGCAGCCGGCAATAGCGGAGGTGGCGggggcggccgccggtgcacgTTCGCCCCGGTCGGACCCGACACCACCATGCCTCACCGTGCCACctcccgccgccaccagcagctgcggCGTCAGCAGACCTCCTTCGAGCTGCTCGAACAGCGGCGTTACCGGCTCGAACGGACGCTTGGATCACCGCCGCCCGCAAACCCGACGGTGACACGTCACCGCTCCTTCGCCGACTAG